A window of the Motacilla alba alba isolate MOTALB_02 chromosome 17, Motacilla_alba_V1.0_pri, whole genome shotgun sequence genome harbors these coding sequences:
- the LOC119708923 gene encoding ficolin-1-like, protein MLGWVSADHSTREVAEGSGAMQRAALAMGTAAPALLVLLSLRVTICDAEDTCSEVRIVGLRDADRLAILQGCPGIPGISGPKGEAGLPGTKGEMGDQGFPGKAGPPGAKGAAGEPGFPGLKGTKGEPGFPEIWEPGNCQELLAKGKILSGWYTIYPQDCNATTVFCDMDTDGGGWIVFQRRWDGSVNFLRDWDSYKRGFGNQLTEFWMGNDNIHFLTSLGPCELRIDLRDFENNYYFAKYASFRVLGESEKYRLVLGDFLGGNAGDSLSYHKDMPFSTTDHDNDMSSFNCATEYKGAWWYNDCHYSNLNGMYWMGAHGSYADGINWKTGKEYHYSYKQTEMKFRPV, encoded by the exons ATGCTTGGATGGGTCAGTGCTGACCACAGCACCCGGGAAGTGGCTGAGGGGAGCGGAGCTatgcagagagcagcactggccatggggacagcagccccagccctttTGGTACTGCTCAGCCTAAGAGTGACTATTTGTGACGCTGAGGACACCTGCTCAG AGGTGAGAATAGTGGGACTGCGTGATGCTGATCGACTTGCCATTCTTCAAGGATGTCCAGGGATCCCAGGCATCTCTGGCCCAAAAGGAGAAGCAGGTCTCCCAGGAACAAAAG GAGAAATGGGAGACCAGGGATTCCCCGGGAAAGCAGGACCACCTGGTGCAAAAG gagcagctggagagcctgGCTTCCCTGGACTGAAAG GAACAAAAGGGGAGcctggatttccagaaatatgGG AACCAGGGAACTGCCAAGAACTGTTGGCCAAAGGGAAGATTTTGAGTGGCTGGTACACAATCTACCCCCAAGACTGCAATGCCACCACCGTCTTCTGTGACATGGACACGGATGGTGGGGGATGGATT gtttttcagaGGCGCTGGGATGGATCAGTGAACTTCTTGCGAGATTGGGATTCATACAAACGAGGCTTTGGCAACCAGCTGACGGAGTTCTGGATGGGGAATGACAACATCCACTTCCTCACCTCTCTGG GACCCTGTGAACTCCGCATTGACCTGAGAGACTTTGAGAACAACTACTATTTTGCCAAGTATGCTTCATTCAGAGTTTTAGGAGAGTCAGAGAAATACAGACTGGTTCTAGGAGACTTCCTTGGTGGAAACGCTG GGGACTCTTTATCGTACCACAAGGACATGCCATTTTCAACAACAGATCACGACAATGACATGAGTTCCTTTAACTGTGCCACAGAATATAAGGGAGCGTGGTGGTACAATGACTGCCATTACTCCAACCTGAATGGGATGTACTGGATGGGTGCACATGGGAGCTACGCTGATGGCATCAACTGGAAGACAGGCAAAGAATACCACTACTCCTATAAGCAAACGGAAATGAAGTTCAGGCCAGTTTAA